A single Phoenix dactylifera cultivar Barhee BC4 chromosome 1, palm_55x_up_171113_PBpolish2nd_filt_p, whole genome shotgun sequence DNA region contains:
- the LOC120105884 gene encoding phosphatidylinositol transfer protein 3-like isoform X2 gives MPLRKSRSSAVEKALSPEEQQAKINEVRRMIGPLSEALPDFCSDASISRYLRSRNWNAEKASKMLKETVKWRLKYKPEAIRWEDVAHEAATGKIYRADYFDKYGRSVLVMRPGFQVGGKYKRKL, from the exons ATGCCTTTGAGAAAATCAAGATCGAGTGCTGTTGAGAAAGCCTTGTCTCCTGAAGAACAGCAAGCAAAG ATAAATGAAGTTCGAAGGATGATTGGTCCATTGTCGGAAGCACTGCCAGACTTCTGTTCAGATGCTTCAATATCAAGGTACCTCCGGTCAAGAAACTGGAATGCAGAAAAGGCAAGTAAAATGCTGAAAGAGACTGTGAAATGGAGATTGAAATACAAGCCAGAAGCCATTCGCTGG GAAGATGTTGCCCATGAAGCTGCTACTGGAAAGATTTACCGGGCTGATTACTTTGACAaatatggaagatctgttcttgTTATGAGGCCTGGATTTCAGGTGGGAGGGAAATATAAGAGAAAATTGTGA
- the LOC120105884 gene encoding uncharacterized protein LOC120105884 isoform X1 has protein sequence MPLRKSRSSAVEKALSPEEQQAKEGKLSSTESPVRKAEDVVSSMLAKGFVLSKDALKRARSFDEQHHFMSGASAMALVPWRISLELLGNHHLVLPLQVKLQSCTRVKTFEVFLSTKRKNGKRRFFKR, from the exons ATGCCTTTGAGAAAATCAAGATCGAGTGCTGTTGAGAAAGCCTTGTCTCCTGAAGAACAGCAAGCAAAG GAAGGGAAGCTCTCGTCAACTGAGTCTCCAGTGAGGAAGGCAGAGGATGTGGTGAGCAGCATGCTGGCCAAGGGTTTTGTCCTGAGCAAGGATGCCCTCAAGAGAGCCAGGTCCTTTGACGAACAGCACCATTTTATGTCCGGCGCCTCAGCTATGGCTTTAGTCCCCTGGAGGATCTCACTGGAATTATTGGGCAATCATCATCTTGTTCTACCTCTACAAGTCAAGCTCCAGAGCTGTACTCGCGTGAAGACTTTCGAGGTATTTTtgagcactaaaagaaaaaatggcaagaggaggttcttcaaaagatga
- the LOC103722748 gene encoding uncharacterized protein LOC103722748 — protein MGFPGRIHGSPDEGRYKRLRNEVEKPVRPPRRWLRKVKGKVIISFRVSPSRRLKWMRYIVVPRRVAELYAEIVKTMRRDAVYPTIIFSCQWGLPVLSHPTVGSRKRAVSLHRNLSFS, from the coding sequence ATGGGTTTCCCAGGTAGGATTCACGGTTCCCCCGACGAAGGCCGCTATAAGAGGCTGCGGAATGAAGTCGAGAAGCCTGTGAGACCTCCAAGGCGATGGCTGCGGAAGGTGAAGGGCAAGGTGATAATATCCTTTCGCGTATCGCCGTCCAGGAGATTGAAATGGATGAGGTACATCGTCGTGCCGAGAAGGGTTGCAGAATTATATGCCGAGATTGTGAAAACAATGCGCAGGGATGCAGTCTATCCTACGATCATCTTCTCCTGCCAGTGGGGACTGCCGGTGCTCTCTCATCCCACAGTTGGCAGTAGGAAGAGGGCGGTCTCCCTGCACAGAAATCTCTCTTTCTCGTGA
- the LOC103722756 gene encoding arogenate dehydratase/prephenate dehydratase 6, chloroplastic-like, giving the protein MASKLGLEITITDLERLFRQAPGGHPPPPAAADADQGGRPPVRVAYQGGRGSYCQEAAAKAFPPSSSWKQLIIPCSEMEEAFAALEDGAADRAVVPAENSVDGPVPRNLDLLLRHPRVCIVGELVLPVNHCLLSLPHAPRSALRRVVSHPQAISHCRDRLRALHLRVEEVASAADAARFVAENRIADTAVIGSQIAAHEFGLRILENNLQDLASNFNRFLQLGLTGSTGAVVVEPNLDNNNNNHKTTVAFSLERGVSDLFRAMWIFESRGVRVTRVDHRPNRSSPVRVEERDEAGEIARFDYVFVLDLEGTASDPNVEAALAGLKEIAGFARVLGSYRCT; this is encoded by the coding sequence ATGGCCTCCAAGCTGGGCCTCGAGATCACTATCACCGACCTCGAGCGCCTCTTCCGCCAGGCCCCCGGAGGTCACCCCCCTCCCCCTGCCGCCGCCGACGCCGATCAAGGCGGCCGCCCCCCTGTCCGCGTGGCCTACCAGGGCGGCCGGGGCTCCTACTGCCAGGAGGCCGCCGCCAAAGcctttcctccttcctcctcctggaAGCAGCTCATCATACCCTGCTCCGAGATGGAGGAggccttcgccgccctcgaggaCGGCGCTGCCGACCGCGCCGTCGTCCCGGCCGAGAACTCTGTCGACGGCCCCGTTCCCCGCAACCTcgacctcctcctccgccaccccCGTGTCTGCATCGTCGGTGAACTCGTCCTCCCCGTCAACCACTGCCTCCTTTCCCTCCCTCACGCCccgcgctccgccctccgccgcgtCGTCAGCCACCCCCAAGCCATCAGCCACTGCCGGGACCGGCTCCGGGCCCTCCACCTCCGAGTCGAGGAGGTCGCCAGCGCCGCCGACGCCGCCCGCTTCGTCGCCGAAAACCGCATCGCCGACACTGCCGTCATCGGCAGCCAGATCGCCGCCCACGAGTTCGGCCTGCGGATCCTCGAAAACAACCTCCAGGACCTCGCCAGCAACTTCAACCGGTTCCTCCAACTGGGACTCACCGGCTCGACCGGAGCCGTCGTCGTCGAACCGAAtcttgataataataataataatcacaAGACCACGGTGGCCTTCTCGCTGGAACGAGGGGTCTCGGACCTCTTCCGGGCCATGTGGATCTTCGAGAGCCGGGGAGTCCGGGTCACTCGGGTAGACCACCGGCCCAACCGGTCAAGCCCGGTCCGGGTCGAGGAGAGGGACGAGGCAGGCGAGATCGCGCGGTTTGACTACGTCTTCGTGCTGGACCTGGAAGGGACCGCATCGGACCCCAACGTGGAGGCCGCTCTCGCAGGCTTGAAGGAGATCGCGGGGTTCGCACGTGTGCTGGGAAGCTACAGGTGCACGTGA